From the Paenibacillus sp. FSL H8-0548 genome, one window contains:
- a CDS encoding carbohydrate ABC transporter permease gives MYHKSPSYRVFNIFNTVLLIVLALLCVIPLVHVLAVSLSAKAAADANIVGLWPVDFTLEAYKKTTSNPVFLSSMWIAVKRTVIGTFLTLVLAFLAAYPLSKENSAFRGRNVYAWLFVFTMLFNGGLVPFYMVIQKIGLMDNFWVLVLPGAVNVFLTILMLNFFRGVPKELEEAALIDGAGHFRTLFSIYLPVSLPAIATLALFSMVFHWNSWFDGLLYIGDPKRYPLATFLQTVIIQRDMSSMSINPADMALISQKTVKSAQIFIGALPILIVYPFLQKFFVKGLVMGSVKE, from the coding sequence ATGTATCACAAATCCCCATCCTATCGCGTATTCAATATTTTTAATACCGTTCTGTTGATTGTTCTTGCGCTTCTTTGCGTTATACCGTTGGTGCATGTATTAGCAGTATCACTGAGTGCGAAAGCAGCGGCTGACGCCAACATCGTTGGTTTATGGCCAGTCGATTTCACGCTAGAGGCCTACAAGAAAACAACGAGTAATCCCGTGTTTCTGAGCTCGATGTGGATCGCAGTAAAGAGAACGGTTATTGGTACTTTTTTAACACTAGTATTAGCTTTCTTGGCAGCATATCCGTTATCCAAAGAAAACTCTGCTTTCCGCGGCAGAAATGTGTACGCATGGCTGTTCGTATTTACGATGCTTTTCAACGGCGGACTTGTCCCATTTTATATGGTCATTCAAAAGATTGGCCTTATGGACAACTTCTGGGTGCTGGTGCTTCCAGGAGCGGTCAACGTGTTTCTAACGATCCTTATGCTTAACTTCTTCCGCGGCGTTCCGAAGGAGCTTGAGGAGGCAGCACTCATTGATGGCGCGGGTCATTTTCGTACCTTGTTCAGCATCTACCTTCCTGTTTCGCTGCCGGCTATTGCAACGCTCGCACTATTCAGCATGGTATTCCACTGGAACTCCTGGTTTGATGGTTTGCTGTATATCGGCGATCCGAAGCGCTATCCGCTGGCGACCTTTCTTCAAACGGTCATCATTCAGCGCGATATGAGCTCCATGAGCATAAACCCGGCTGATATGGCACTCATCTCGCAAAAAACAGTGAAATCAGCTCAAATTTTCATCGGCGCGCTCCCAATCCTGATCGTATATCCCTTCCTCCAAAAGTTTTTTGTCAAAGGCTTGGTGATGGGTTCGGTTAAGGAGTAG
- a CDS encoding ABC transporter permease subunit: MVLPSLAFLIIFAYLPMGGLVMAFQDYKPWLGLTGSEWVGLDQFRYLFEREDSLQVIWNTLIIAIFKMVLNLFAPFMFAILLNEIRKQLVKRFVQTLVYLPHFLSWVILGGILTDLLSTEGGLVNRILTGVFGMEPIFFLGNGDWFRFTVILSDVWKEFGFGTVVFLAALANINPSLYEAAEVDGANRWKQTLHITVPSMIPIAIVVGTLALGNVLNAGFDQIFNLYNSLVYSKGDIIDTFVYRTAILNGEMGFGTAIGLFKSVISFVLVVISYRLAYKLANYRIF; this comes from the coding sequence ATGGTGCTTCCATCCCTCGCCTTTCTCATTATCTTTGCCTACTTGCCTATGGGTGGGCTCGTCATGGCATTTCAGGACTATAAGCCTTGGCTCGGCCTGACAGGCTCCGAGTGGGTTGGACTGGATCAGTTCCGGTATTTGTTCGAGAGGGAAGACAGCTTGCAGGTCATTTGGAACACATTAATAATAGCCATTTTCAAAATGGTTTTGAATCTGTTTGCTCCGTTCATGTTTGCTATTCTTTTAAATGAAATTAGAAAGCAGCTGGTCAAGCGCTTCGTTCAAACGCTTGTATACTTGCCTCACTTCTTATCATGGGTGATCTTGGGTGGCATACTGACAGATCTGCTATCAACGGAAGGCGGGCTTGTAAATCGTATTTTGACGGGCGTATTCGGAATGGAGCCGATCTTCTTCCTAGGTAATGGAGATTGGTTCCGATTCACTGTCATTCTCTCGGATGTATGGAAGGAATTCGGTTTTGGTACGGTTGTATTTTTAGCTGCACTTGCCAACATTAATCCATCCTTGTATGAGGCGGCTGAAGTGGATGGCGCAAACCGCTGGAAGCAGACGCTTCATATTACAGTGCCTTCCATGATTCCTATCGCAATAGTAGTCGGTACGCTTGCGCTTGGAAACGTACTAAATGCCGGCTTTGACCAAATTTTCAACCTATATAATTCACTCGTCTACTCCAAAGGTGATATTATTGACACCTTCGTATATCGGACAGCGATTCTAAACGGTGAAATGGGCTTCGGAACGGCAATTGGGTTGTTTAAATCAGTGATCAGCTTCGTTCTAGTCGTTATTTCATATCGCTTAGCTTACAAACTAGCCAATTACAGAATTTTTTAA
- a CDS encoding extracellular solute-binding protein, whose protein sequence is MNTKSKKRYTFTLCMLLIVAAIVGCSNSGNKVEPTNTTNGNTAGGNEENPYKEKYDPAVSISTAWGVDPALTFREGETIDNNVATKWALETLGIKVESLWSVTDTNGAFATKMRLAMSSGQQMPDVVMINDKLLAQDLIDSGMFQDAGALFDKYAGEKWKTAMNLDSSVWNSYINDGKRMGIPLLDYAYNSDYLLWIRQDWLDKLNMKAPTTIAELETVMEAFKNNNPQGLAPDKVVPLSVGFKTSMSTWMGDPSWVFGAYGTLPTQWNVAEDGTLEYGSTNPGMKQGLIKLKEWRDKGYIPKEAALWDENKTSEPAVAGTAGIIPGPYWMSGWPLLDTAKNVEGAVWKPYAIPTGEDGTAMRHGTHFVNGVILINKNMKNPEAFFTYENYLFDNLADPQEGSPFENGVFEGYDYALDANGNPLYLDDVPGGAITAPLRYFIVRDGARIPDAQFKALLNLAEGNEAKTYREKEVVAQYGPATALAATVIMEQEDISKKDMFVGPATKTMKSRMDYLKKIEAQTFNEIIYGAKPAEAFDEFVKSWKSSGGDDITKEVNEWYSNVAK, encoded by the coding sequence ATGAATACAAAATCCAAAAAACGGTACACGTTTACACTTTGTATGCTTCTCATCGTAGCAGCCATTGTCGGCTGCTCTAATAGCGGCAATAAGGTTGAACCGACGAATACGACGAACGGGAACACTGCTGGAGGAAATGAAGAGAATCCTTACAAGGAGAAGTATGATCCAGCAGTTTCCATCTCAACGGCATGGGGAGTAGATCCAGCGCTTACTTTCCGTGAAGGAGAAACGATCGATAACAACGTTGCAACCAAATGGGCACTTGAAACGCTTGGCATTAAAGTAGAGTCCCTTTGGTCAGTAACGGATACCAATGGAGCCTTCGCTACGAAAATGCGTCTTGCTATGTCTTCAGGACAGCAAATGCCGGACGTTGTCATGATCAACGACAAGCTGCTGGCGCAGGATCTTATTGATTCGGGCATGTTCCAGGATGCTGGAGCGTTATTCGATAAATATGCAGGCGAGAAATGGAAAACGGCTATGAATCTGGATTCCAGCGTGTGGAATTCATATATCAATGACGGCAAGCGTATGGGTATTCCTTTGCTGGATTATGCTTACAATAGCGATTACTTGCTATGGATACGTCAGGATTGGCTGGATAAGCTTAATATGAAGGCTCCAACAACGATTGCTGAGCTTGAAACAGTGATGGAAGCATTTAAAAACAATAATCCACAAGGGCTTGCTCCAGACAAAGTTGTCCCGCTAAGCGTTGGCTTCAAAACGTCAATGAGCACATGGATGGGTGATCCGTCATGGGTATTCGGCGCATACGGCACGCTTCCAACACAGTGGAACGTAGCAGAAGATGGAACGCTTGAATACGGCTCAACAAACCCAGGCATGAAGCAAGGTCTAATAAAACTTAAAGAATGGCGCGACAAAGGCTATATTCCGAAAGAAGCGGCACTATGGGATGAGAACAAAACCTCTGAGCCGGCAGTAGCTGGAACAGCAGGCATTATTCCAGGACCTTACTGGATGAGCGGCTGGCCATTGCTTGATACAGCGAAAAACGTAGAGGGCGCAGTATGGAAGCCTTATGCGATTCCTACAGGTGAAGATGGTACTGCTATGCGTCACGGTACACATTTCGTAAACGGTGTTATTCTGATCAACAAAAATATGAAAAATCCAGAAGCCTTCTTCACTTACGAGAACTATCTATTTGATAATCTAGCTGATCCGCAAGAAGGCAGTCCATTTGAGAATGGCGTATTTGAAGGCTATGATTATGCGCTTGATGCAAACGGCAATCCATTGTATTTGGATGATGTTCCTGGCGGAGCAATAACTGCTCCACTGCGTTACTTCATTGTACGGGACGGCGCACGTATTCCTGACGCACAATTTAAAGCACTGCTTAACCTAGCGGAAGGCAATGAAGCGAAAACCTATCGTGAGAAAGAGGTTGTTGCACAGTATGGTCCGGCAACGGCGCTTGCAGCAACAGTTATTATGGAACAAGAAGACATTTCCAAAAAAGATATGTTTGTAGGACCTGCTACAAAAACAATGAAATCTCGTATGGACTATTTGAAAAAAATCGAAGCTCAAACGTTCAACGAAATTATTTATGGCGCAAAGCCAGCTGAAGCGTTTGATGAGTTCGTGAAAAGCTGGAAATCCTCTGGCGGCGACGATATTACGAAGGAAGTTAACGAGTGGTATTCGAACGTAGCGAAATAA